In Halichondria panicea chromosome 9, odHalPani1.1, whole genome shotgun sequence, a genomic segment contains:
- the LOC135340839 gene encoding uncharacterized protein LOC135340839 encodes MSNRFNARTFGLIAVSIIIFSSIFFTIKNSRGPPAVLVPMNTDVGLERHLPKIHINPILNVAPPPFVPSIKEEPPNRIVGSVPVINKPFESGSRDDSALGESNVEGSNDDLEIPVPDHVDSKDLSLQLQEQKMVGRVNYDLWWNVVGYYVDDLRIYKYFPNHPDERKTLEQLHIDFHDDSPDSATGRYSHKVYGYFLPPKPGVYRFKFIMDKLTAAATVELWISLGPSPLDTRKCLLLEYDDLTRPTERKATTLNKEAEYKFTGTVHYFEYFMKAYEGMAIVDLLWKPPGHKEFVPIPSANMAMAVQVTSEGKVMKGEVARILQDPLQSSHLQTHHRAYYVGNIIYPISDFEVLPQCEFSAQYAYPHRVKAYTGVSQVQGSMVYPKDDTWFKNWHADDKGNPVIEQGKVDQVVRLYREALNKSAHKGQVSQLVNMEETVNKKDGSRFLLELVIELSNRRELINTSEYVYLQAGSDKLCHTSNFQWRGGVKVYLVVAVKNLSYWINHLMQNMEEIFAATKDDQFYLIVTDYGSEDANVEDLMSKSSFKNWHVISLTGSFSRSGGLQAAIDYVTDPDSIVMTIDMHLTLPTGFIEAIRRHTIQGKMGYTPYFFRLNKGFTEINYNGFWETLTYGMFGMFKSDWTVFGGFNLRKYKDKWGGEDWDILDRSLAKGYEVFRARVPGLVHYHHTKAGMWGGKAHD; translated from the exons ATGAGCAATAGGTTTAACGCCCGGACCTTTGGACTGATAGCAGTGTCGATCATCATATTCTCAAGCATATTCTTCACCATCAAAA ATAGCAGAGGACCCCCTGCAGTGCTGGTGCCCATGAACACAGATGTTGGGCTCGAGAGACATCTCCCCAAGATACACATTAACCCAATACTGAAtgtagccccacccccttttgTCCCCAGCATCAAAGAAGAGCCCCCTAATAGAATTGTGGGGTCAGTCCCTGTAATTAACAAGCCGTTCGAAAGCGGTAGCCGTGACGACTCGGCTTTAGGTGAGTCGAATGTTGAAGGCAGTAACGATGATTTGGAGATCCCTGTACCGGACCATGTGGATAGCAAGGACTTGTCATTGCAGTTGCAGGAGCAAAAG ATGGTTGGCCGAGTGAACTATGACCTCTGGTGGAACGTAGTTGGCTACTATGTAGACGACCTGCGGATATACAAATACTTCCCTAATCATCCAGAC GAGAGGAAGACTCTTGAACAGCTCCATATTGATTTCCATGACGACTCCCCAGACTCTGCCACAGGACGATACAGTCACAAGGTGTATGGCTACTTCCTCCCTCCTAAACCAG GTGTGTACCGGTTCAAGTTTATAATGGACAAGCTAACAGCTGCAGCAACGGTTGAGCTGTGGATTAGTCTCGGCCCCAGTCCACTGGACACACGGAAGTGCCTGTTGCTTGAGTATGATGACCTG ACTAGACCAACAGAAAGGAAGGCAACAACTCTCAACAAGGAAGCTGAGTACAA gttCACAGGGACTGTTCACTATTTCGAGTACTTCATGAAGGCGTACGAAGGAATGGCCATCGTTGACCTCTTG TGGAAACCTCCTGGCCACAAAGAGTTTGTTCCAATACCCAGTGCCAACATGGCGATGGCTGTACAAG TGACTAGCGAGGGTAAAGTGATGAAGGGAGAGGTTGCTAGGATACTACAAGACCCCCTGCAGAGCAGTCACCTACAGACCCACCACAGAGCTTACTACGTCGGAAATATCATCTACCCca TTTCTGACTTTGAGGTGCTACCGCAGTGTGAGTTCAGTGCACAGTATGCATACCCTCACCGGGTGAAGGCATACACAGGGGTCAGCCAGGTTCAAGGGTCAATGGTCTACCCGAAGGACGACACTTGGTTCAAGAACTGGCACGCTGACGACAAGGGCAACCCAGTCATTGAACAGGGG AAAGTGGATCAGGTGGTGCGACTATACAGGGAAGCCCTCAACAAGAGCGCACACAAGGGGCAGGTCTCACAGCTCGTCAACATGGAGGAGACAGTCAACAAGAAAGATGGCAGCAGGTTCCTACTAGAGCTGGTCATAGAGCTGAGTAATCGTCGGGAGCTCATCAACACCTCAGAATATGTGTACCTTCAAGCTGGCAGTGATAAATTGTGTCATACTTCTAATTTCCAGTGGCGAGGGGGCGTGAAGGTGTACCTCGTAGTGgcag TGAAGAATCTCAGCTACTGGATCAACCATCTCATGCAAAATATGGAAGAA atcttCGCTGCAACAAAAGATGACCAGTTCTACCTGATAGTGACGGACTACGGCAGCGAGGACGCCAACGTGGAGGACCTCATGTCCAAGAGCTCCTTTAAAAA TTGGCATGTGATCAGTTTGACGGGCAGTTTCTCCCGGAGTGGTGGACTGCAGGCTGCCATAGACTACGTTACA GACCCTGATAGCATTGTGATGACCATTGACATGCACCTGACCCTACCTACTGGGTTCATCGAGGCCATCAGACGA cacactatTCAGGGAAAGATGGGGTACACTCCGTACTTCTTCAGATTGAACAAGGGCTTCACGGAGATAAACTACAATGGATTCTGGGAGACGCTTACCTACGGCATGTTTGGCATGTTCAAGAGCGACTGGACTGTGTTCGGAGGGTTCAACCTCCGCAAGTACAAGGACAAGTGGGGCGGAGAGGACTGGGACATCCTGGACAG GTCACTGGCGAAGGGTTATGAAGTGTTTCGGGCCCGAGTCCCGGGCCTAGTGCACTACCATCACACCAAGGCAGGGATGTGGGGAGGCAAGGCACATGACTGA
- the LOC135340840 gene encoding zinc finger CCCH domain-containing protein 18-like encodes MSTDEVNGSGAVEGGIPVDDLNESDEGLLDSDQEEVKGQEKEEEFRYPDEGELDYDELMENEGPEEEVKVPLAEDIEEGEVTSDEEGEIKESDDGGNEATPTAPPTTTDTHSVPESNQDTNTTTTTGKGLDKGSPVMAPSQSPRGRDSSSDEGSGRGKGRERHRSGGEGSEKVPTLCRHFLGGKCNWGGNCRFLHENPAALNDRPDRLGGMEDFRGGPPDGPWGIPRGFPPPHFMPGPRPMGHPRDLPPHMDPRGHMPHPPHGRGGFGMHHPMHVPFGPMHSRDMGRPFDPMNRGGMERGRPPYPPFPGRDGGRKNEKMAEVTEETDGWMRLRTVTRDWSSDEEGGGRPEGDLRDRIRVRRGREGDSDSERERRQRSQRGGADDWTDPWARDVKKGKKKRRKASTSGHSSDSDEGEASPRKRSKVSSSRQKKEAEVSDSDSGNKSSRKKKKKVKKTKKQSDSSESISESEVEKKKKKDGSKKKKKKYKEGDSSDEETKRKRKKIKHSHHLSSLSPPPPVPRGYGMRNDFYPPPHYPPHMPPHPYDLPPVIRPPHVSPKKDQFGRDISKRMEYEDSRRHRRGGDRHPHHDDHVPIHRQPWDPRRWPHPFNEGRRSSEDASGSPTPPANPESGSSEEEKSRRKKSKKSKSSVGEKPPLSHKEKLIKELEAINKVIEKKKSKKRSH; translated from the exons ATGTCAACAGACGAGGTGAATGGGTCGGGGGCGGTTGAAGGGGGAATCCCCGTCGATGACCTCAATGAGTCTGACGAGGGTCTGCTCGACAGTGACCAAgaggaggtcaaaggtcaggaAAAAGAAGAGGAGTTTCGTTATCCTGACGAGGGTGAACTAGACTATGACGAGCTCATGGAGAATGAG GGTCCGGAGGAGGAGGTCAAAGTTCCTCTAGCGGAGGATATAGAAGAAGGAGAAGTGACCTCGGACGAGGAGGGGGAGattaaag AGTCTGATGATGGTGGCAatgaagccacacccactgctcCGCCCACTACCACAGACACGCATTCAGTACCAGAGTCCAATCAGGACAcaaacaccaccaccaccacag GTAAAGGTCTGGACAAGGGTTCTCCAGTGATGGCCCCCTCTCAgtccccccgggggagagacTCTAGTTCTGACGagggaagtgggcgtggcaagGGGAGGGAGAGGCACCGTAGCGGAGGAGAGGGCTCAGAGAAAGTACCGACATTGTGTAGACACTTTCTGGGAG GCAAGTGTAACTGGGGTGGCAATTGTCGCTTCCTTCACGAGAATCCAGCAGCTCTGAACGATAGGCCAGACAGACTGGGGGGTATGGAGGATTTCCGTGGGGGACCCCCTGATGGGCCGTGGGGAATTCCCAGGGGATTTCCCCCTCCACACTTCATGCCAGGGCCGAGACCAATGG GTCATCCTCGAGACCTTCCCCCACACATGGACCCGAGGGGTCatatgccccacccccctcacgGCCGAGGGGGCTTTGGGATGCATCACCCCATGCACGTACCCTTTGGACCCATGCACTCTCGTGATATGGGCCGACCTTTTGACCCCATGAACCGTGGAGGTATGGAGAGAGGACGACCACCATACCCACCATTCCCTGGCAGGGACGGGGGCAGA AAGAATGAGAAGATGGCTGAGGTGACGGAGGAAACTGATGGTTGGATGAGATTGAGGACAGTGACTCGTGATTGGAGCAGTGACGAGGAGGGTGGTGGGAGACCAGAGGGGGACCTCCGAGACAGGATCAGG GTGCGGCGTGGCAGAGAGGGTGACTCAGACAGTGAGCGTGAGAGGAGACAGCGATCTCAGAGAGGGGGGGCAGATGATTGGACTGACCCCTGGGCTAGGGACGTCAAGAAGGGAAAGAAAAAACGAAGAAAG GCGAGCACGAGTGGACACAGCTCAGACAGTGATGAGGGGGAGGCTAGTCCCAGGAAGAGGTCTAAAGTGAGCAGCAGCAGACAAAAGAAGGAGGCAGAGGTCTCAGACTCTGACAGTGGAAACAAGAGCAGTAgaaaaaagaagaagaaagT TAAGAAGACCAAAAAACAGTCAGACTCTTCTGAAAGCATCTCTGAGAGTGAGGtagaaaagaaaaagaaaaaggatgGAAgtaaaaagaaaaagaagaagtACAAGGAAGGAGACAGCTCAGACGAGGAAACaaagagaaagagaaagaagATCAAACACTCTCATCACCTGAGTTCCTTATCTCCA CCTCCCCCTGTTCCGAGGGGGTATGGAATGAGGAATGATTTCTACCCCCCACCACACTACCCTCCACACATGCCCCCCCATCCGTACGACCTCCCACCTGTGATACGCCCACCACACGTCTCCCCTAAGAAGGACCAGTTTGGACGGGACATCAGCAAACGAATGGAGTACGAGGATTCACGTAGACACAGACGTGGTGGAGACCGCCATCCTCATCATGATGACCATGTCCCCATTCACCGTCAGCCCTGGGACCCTCGGAGATGGCCACACCCCTTTAACGAGGGACGAAGGAGCTCAGAAGATGCTAGTGGCAGTCCCACACCTCCGGCCAATCCAGAGAGTGGGTCCAGTGAGGAGGAGAAGAGCAGACGAAAGAAAAgcaag AAGAGCAAGTCAAGTGTTGGTGAGAAACCACCACTCTCACACAAAGAGAAGCTAATAAAGGAATTGGAGGCTATAAATAAAGTCATTGAGAAGAAGAAATCAAAGAAACGCTCACACTAG
- the LOC135340838 gene encoding uncharacterized protein LOC135340838 encodes MQARLRSFLGRPLVEPSVEPPIEPPPCFSPFSTAADGRHYIWRGRGPKWGSNIIAVYDPSTELWSLLPTTGPLPPGESGGCSVCLGRYLYTFGGYDASSSSDPYNNDMSKLDLDTLQWTKVQTSGSQPMKKAGCGLVRVNERTLCCFGGDGGVEGHTNEFHFLDTQSGVWWSPELRGERPPPCTNFTFTMVDQHRAVFFGGYQSGRDMVNDIYLFDFRTMEVTKVKPVQGPVGRSRHAACCLNYGQDHPQLLVYGGLEKGNNVLGDMWILGVDTVKWTEVTPPESTSPRCKLSTTATSLEPGLTEVLVFGGRWESWRGSTIAETTILRFELTRPSVSVAEPSAGKWALVDVAHNDTRGSAQRLSEKRIRQATARALLVSETRYQSSQDRVRALEQQLRAAEQREHDTQRYHQIQLQEKDRELAEASRCHGDAEERAQLAEQREHATQLVKDRELAEGNRREADLSAQITALRRELEGKTKELSAHNTEVWRIPANRVNTMRTIGTGGWGEVLEGTVSVAVKRLFAAIVNQRNLERLQREMMLLAEVRHPNLVQFIGAVFDQSPPLIITELLDMNLRQAYEQKQLDQGNRLSIFMDIARALNYLHQRYDPIIHRDVSAPNVLLQRMPNHQWKGKVSDLGSANFLQHAHTMGEGAIIYSPPEVMPQPLVRPPPQTVKIDVYSYGIVLAEVTASRFPSQDNFPEMFERIKRERPAVYELILGCIEREPSHRPSMAQVMEELNKIAPF; translated from the exons ATGCAAGCTCGGCTTCGCTCTTTTCTTGGTCGACCACTAGTTGAACCATCAGTTGAACCACCGATTGAACCACCTCCATGTTTCAGTCCATTCTCTACTGCAGCCGACGGTCGCCATTACAtatggagggggaggggtccAAAATGGGGATCtaacatcattgctgtgtatgatccaagcactgagctgtggagcctcctgcccaccactggacctctaCCCCCTGGAGAGTCGGGTGGTTGCTCTGTTTGTTTAGGTCGTTACCTGTACACCTTTGGTGGTTATGATGCGTCTTCATCCTCTGATCCGTACAACAATGACATGAGCAAGCTTgatctggacactctccagtggaccaaagttcAAACCTCTGGTAGTCAGCCTATGAAAAAGGCTGGCTGTGGACTTGTCCGTGTGAATGAAAGAACTCTGTGCTGCTTTGGAGGAGACGGTGGTGTTGAGGGCCACACAAACGAATTCCATTTCCTTGACACACAAAGTG GTGTCTGGTGGTCCCCtgagctcagaggagagagacctcctccCTGTACTAACTTCACCTTCACCATGGTGGACCAGCACAGGGCAGTCTTCTTTGGAGGGTACCAATCTGGCCGTGATATGGTCAATGATAtatatctctttgactttaggaccatg gaggtcacTAAGGTGAAGCCAGTACAGGGGCCAGTGGGGAGGTCACGCcatgctgcctgttgtctcaactatggccaggaccaccctcaactactggTGTACGGAGGACTGGAGAAAGGCAACAATGTACTGGGGGACATGTGGATACTTGGTGTCGACACTGTCAAGTGGACAGAG gtgacacctcctgagtCAACGTCACCACGTTGCAAGCTCTCCACCACTGCCACCAGTCTGGAACCAGGACTGACTGAGGTCCTCGTATTTGGGGGTCGTTGGGAGAGTTGGAGGGGAAGTACAATTGCTGAGACAACCATACTGAGATTTG AATTGACTAGACCCTCAGTGTCTGTTGCTGAACCCTCGGCTGGGAAGTGGGCTCTCGTGGATGTGGCCCACAACGACACtagaggctccgcccagcgacTGAGTGAGAAGAGGATCAGACAAGCAACTGCTCGTGCCTTATTAGTCAGTGAGACCAGATATCAATCTTCTCAAGACCGggtgagggctctggaacaacagttacgagcagcagagcagagagagcacGACACTCAACGTTACCACCAAATACAGTTGCAAGAGAAAGATCGAGAATTGGCCGAGGCCAGCCGTTGCCATGGAGATGCTGAGGAAAGAGCACAACTAGCAGAACAAAGAGAGCACGCTACACAATTAGTGAAAGATCGTGAATTGGCTGAGGGGAACAGAAGAGAAGCTGACCTGTCTGCTCAAATCACAGCTCTCAGGAGGGAGTTAGAAGGCAAGACGAAAGAGTTGtcagcacacaacacagaggtgtgGAGGATTCCGGCCAACAGAGTGAACACGATGAGAACGATTGGTACTGGAGGATGGGGAGAGGtgctggagggaacagtgagcGTGGCCGTCAAGCGACTCTTTGCTGCCATTGTCAACCAACGCAATCTGGAGAGACTCCAGAGAGAAATGATGCTCTTGGCTGAAGTACGACACCCCAACCTGGTGCAGTTCATTGGGGCAGTGTTTGACcagtcccctcctctcatcatCACCGAGCTTCTTGACATGAATCTCCGACAAGCGTACGAGCAAAAGCAACTGGACCAAGGAAACCGCCTTTCGATCTTCATGGACATTGCCCGGGCTTTGAACTACCTGCACCAGCGCTACGATCCCATCATCCAccgtgatgtgagtgctcccaaCGTTCTCCTCCAGCGAATGCCCAACCACCAGTGGAAGGGGAAGGTCTCTGACCTGGGCTCAGCCAACTTCCTGCAGCATGCTCATACGATGGGAGAGGGGGCCATAATCTACTCCCCTCCTGAAGTCATGCCTCAACCGCTTGTACGACCTCCTCCACAAACTGTCAAGATTGACGTGTACAGCTACGGCATTGTGTTGGCTGAAGTGACTGCCAGTCGATTTCCGAGTCAAGACAATTTCCCTGAGATGTTTGAGAGAATCAAGAGAGAGCGTCCTGCAGTGTACGAGCTGATACTCGGCTGTATTGAGAGAGAGCCCAGCCATCGACCCAGCATGGCACAGGTGATGGAGGAACTGAACAAAATAGCACCCTTTTAA
- the LOC135340852 gene encoding kelch domain-containing protein 2-like: MGKLDLDTLQWTEFQSSGSQPMKKICCGLVRVNEKTLCCFGGYCIEGPTQPGATFTRNTRFTDGRGWTNEIQFFNIENGVWSSPELRGERPPCANFTLTMVDQHRAVLFGGSQPERNGVNDVYLFNFRDMEVTKVKPVEGEPWPVGRRYHAACCLNYDQDHPQLLVHRGESVDDKVLGDMWIFNVETGKWTELVTPESVKPRYFHSITATSLGLGLTEVLVFGGRLENHRTVDETTILRFELTGPSASVAGPSAEKWALVDVANNDTRGSAQRLSEKRIRQATARASSVSETSDH; this comes from the exons ATGGGCAAGCTTGATTTAGACACTCTCCAGTGGACTGAATTTCAATCCTCTGGTAGTCAGCCTATGAAAAAAATTTGCTGTGGACTTGTCCGTGTGAATGAAAAAACTCTGTGCTGCTTTGGAGGATATTGTATTGAGGGCCCCACACAACCAGGAGCAACATTCACCAGAAACACACGATTTACTGATGGACGTGGATGGACAAATGAAATCCAATTCTTTAATATAGAAAATG GTGTATGGTCGTCCCCtgagctcagaggagagagacctcCCTGCGCTAACTTCACCTTAACCATGGTGGACCAGCATAGGGCAGTCCTCTTTGGAGGGAGCCAACCTGAACGTAATGGGGTCAATGATGTCTACCTTTTCAATTTCAGGGACATG gagGTCACTAAGGTGAAGCCAGTAGAGGGAGAGCCATGGCCAGTGGGGAGGAGATATcatgctgcctgttgtctcaactatgACCAGGACCATCCTCAACTTCTGGTGCACAGAGGAGAAAGTGTGGACGACAAAGTACTGGGGGACATGTGGATATTTAACGTTGAAACTGGCAAGTGGACAGAG CTGGTAACACCTGAGTCAGTGAAACCACGTTACTTccactccatcactgccaccagtctGGGACTAGGACTCACTGAGGTCCTCGTGTTTGGAGGCCGATTGGAAAATCATAGGACAGTTGATGAAACCACCATACTGAGATTTG agttgactggaccctcagcgtctgttgctggaccctcggctgagaagtgggctctcgtggatgtggccaacaacgacactagaggctccgcccagcgactgagtgagaagaggatcagacaagcaactgctcgtgcctcatcagtcagtgagaCCAGCGACCACTAG
- the LOC135340846 gene encoding kelch domain-containing protein 2-like produces the protein MLKARLHSFFGRTPPVELSPRWGQFSAVDGRHYMWRGAGPGLGSNIIAVCDPSTELWSLLPTTGPLPPGKWGGCSVCVGRCLYTFGGYDGSSYVNDMSKLDLDTLQWTKVQTSGSQPMKKAYCGLIRVNERTLCCFGGGGIQGTTQPGSTFTSGGAGGNGCTNEFHFFDTQNGIWSSPELRGERLPPCRSFTFTMVDQHRAVLFGGYQSGHGRLNDVYLFDFRTMEVTKVKPVQGEPWPVGRAGHAACCLNYGQDHPQLLVYGGLDNGNKTLEDMWMLDVDTVKWTEVTPPESMTPRSYHSITATSLGPGLTEVLVFGGKREALGDTIAETTILRFELTGPSASVAGPSAWKWALVDVAHNDTRGSAQRLSEKKIRQATARASSVSETSDHSSQDRVRALEQQLRATEQREHDTQRHVTTNYSCKRRIEN, from the exons ATGTTGAAAGCTCGGCTTCACTCCTTTTTTGGTCGAACACCACCAGTTGAACTATCACCTCGATGGGGTCAATTCTCTGCAGTTGATGGACGCCATTACATGTGGAGGGGGGCTGGTCCAGGACTGGGGTCtaacatcattgctgtgtgtgatccaagcactgagctgtggagcctcttgcccaccactggacctctaCCCCCTGGAAAGTGGGGTGgttgctctgtttgtgtaggtcgtTGCCTGTACACCTTTGGTGGTTATGATGGGTCTTCTTACGTCAATGATATGAGCAAGCTTgatctggacactctccagtggaccaaagttcAAACCTCTGGTAGTCAGCCTATGAAAAAGGCTTACTGTGGACTTATCCGTGTTAATGAGAGAACTCTGTGCTGCTTTGGAGGAGGAGGTATTCAGGGCACCACACAACCAGGATCAACATTCACCAGTGGAGGCGCTGGTGGAAATGGATGTACTAACGAGTTCCATTTCTTTGACACGCAAAATG GTATCTGGTCGTCCCCtgagctcagaggagagagactTCCTCCCTGTAGGAGCTTCACCTTCACCATGGTGGACCAGCACAGGGCAGTCCTCTTTGGAGGGTACCAATCTGGCCATGGTAGGCTCAATGATGTCTACCTGTTCGATTTCAGGACCATG gaggtcactaaggtgaagccagtacagggagagCCATGGCCAGTGGGGAGGGCAGGCcatgctgcctgttgtctcaactatggccaggaccaccctcaactactggTGTACGGAGGACTGGATAATGGCAACAAGACACTGGAGGACATGTGGATGCTGGATGTTGACACTGTCAAGTGGACTGAG gtgacacctcctgagtcaatgacaccacgttcctaccactccatcactgccaccagtctGGGACCAGGACTCACTGAGGTCCTCGTGTTTGGAGGCAAGCGGGAGGCGCTGGGAGATACCATTGCTGAGACCACCATACTGAGATTTG agttgactggaccctcagcgtctgttgctggaccctcggcttggaagtgggctctcgtggatgtggcccacaacgacactagaggctccgcccagcgacTGAGTGAGAAGAAGATCAGACAAGCAACTGCTCgtgcctcatcagtcagtgagaccagcgaccactcctctcaagaccgggtgagggctctggaacaacagttacgagcaacagagcagagagagcacGACACTCAACGTCACGTCACCACCAACTACAGTTGCAAGAGAAGGATCGAGAATTAG
- the LOC135340857 gene encoding probable serine/threonine-protein kinase drkD has protein sequence MRTIGTGGWGEVLEGTVSVAVKRLFAAIVNPRNLERLQREMMLLAEVRHPNLVQFIGAVFDQSSPLIITELLDMNLRQAYEENQLDPGNRLSIFMNIALALDYLHQRYDPIIHRDVSAPNVLLQRMPNHQWKGKVSDLGSANFLQHAHTMGEGAIIYSPPEVIPQAADPFNPPPRQSVKIDVYSYGIVLCEVTASRFPSADHYRDMILQVQREQPVMCELILHCTKREPSHRPSMAQVMVELNKIAPF, from the coding sequence ATGAGAACAATTGGCACTGGAGGATGGGGGGAGGtgctggagggaacagtgagcGTGGCCGTCAAGCGACTCTTTGCTGCCATTGTCAACCCACGCAATCTGGAGAGACTCCAGAGAGAAATGATGCTCTTGGCTGAAGTACGACACCCCAACCTGGTGCAGTTCATTGGGGCAGTGTTTGACCAGTCCTCTCCTCTCATCATCACCGAGCTTCTGGACATGAATCTCCGACAAGCGTACGAAGAGAATCAACTGGACCCAGGAAACCGCCTCTCGATCTTCATGAACATTGCCCTAGCTCTGGACTACCTGCACCAGCGCTACGATCCCATCATCCAccgtgatgtgagtgctcccaaCGTCCTCCTCCAGCGAATGCCCAACCACCAGTGGAAGGGGAAGGTCTCTGACCTGGGCTCAGCCAACTTCCTGCAGCATGCTCATACGATGGGAGAGGGGGCCATAATCTACTCCCCTCCTGAAGTCATCCCTCAAGCCGCAGATCCGTTTAATCCACCTCCAAGACAGTCTGTCAAGatcgatgtgtacagctacggcATTGTCCTCTGTGAGGTGACCGCTAGTCGATTCCCAAGTGCTGATCATTATCGAGACATGATTCTCCAAGTACAGAGAGAGCAACCTGTTATGTGTGAGCTGATACTCCACTGCACTAAGAGAGAGCCCAGCCATCGACCCAGCATGGCACAGGTGATGGTGGAACTGAACAAAATAGCACCCTTTTAA